Sequence from the Argentina anserina chromosome 7, drPotAnse1.1, whole genome shotgun sequence genome:
TGGCGAACTACAGACAAGCCAAGCTCGCAGTCCATGCCTTGCGCAGCCTCTCATCAATGATGGTTACCAGACCAGAACCCATGTCCAGAGGCTACTTCACCACGCCTTCATCTTTGGCCTCTAACCCACCAGCCAAGTTTCCTGTGTTTTCTCCttcttataaattataatgtcCCAATCCCACAAAGGACTCGGCAGTTTAGATGTTATCACGTTGGCCTGGATCATCTGCAGTTTGTGGAATGGTTGAGTGGTTTTGGTTCACTCCCGTCACACTCTGGGCTGGCAGTAAGGTGTTTTGGTCTTATCTCTCAAAAGATGGGACTTTCCAGATTGTGCCTTACACCAATCGCCGGAAGCTGGTGTTTACATCGTCCGAGTTCGAGAGGTTTGTGGGAGAGAAGCAATCTGAGGCGTCGAAAGCTTAAAAATTTAGAGGCAAGATTCTGCCTGCTACACACCCGGACAGTTTGAGGGTTAATCTGGGGCTTGAACAAGTATGCCGATGTTTCGCACTAGGTTGGTTTGAATTGGGAAGTTTTGGTGGTGGATAAGCTTCTATTTGATGCTGGATGCGTGCCCGGAGGGAAGGTTGTGGTCTTCACAAGGATGTTCAAGCATTTTAAAAGTGATGCCGAGACAGCCTTGGTAATTGCTCGTcaggtatatatatgttcaagcATTTTAACATTGGTGTATATTTGAGTACAATTGAGCTTGTTCTCTGTTTTGGGGATGGTTATAACTTGTACTGTGTCTCTTGATTGCATTGCATGCTAGGTTGGGAGTATTGTGGCTCGACACCATTTTGAGTGCCCTAAGAATCATCTGTAGTTGGATTGTAGAATGTATGACCAAGTTAACTTACAAAATCTCTCTGACCGTCAGGAAATGCATTTGTTACAATTTACAACTATAGCATGATATTTATCAAACTTACAGAGTTGTTAGGTTGTTCCACAATTTTACTATTCTGCaactcatgagacattggttACTTCTTCATTGATGCACTTGAGACCTGAAGGTGGTCCTAGATATGCCTTGATATGTTTGTTGTACGTTATATGAACAATGATGAGAATTGTAATTATTATACTTTTGATTATTCTGATCCAGTAGGATTCTATAGGTTCGCCTGATATGTTTAGAACCTTGCTCTTATGTTTTCTCGTTGTTTCGAGTAATTATCATCTTGGATTTATCTCACATTCACATTCTTGCATATATCCTTTTGAATTAGGATGGTGCTGAATGTCCCTTACTCTCATATCGCTTGCTCGCCCAGCGGGAAGGTTGTTGTCTTCACAGGGTTAAGCCAGAGTTTAGGAAGTGATGCAGAGCTATCTGTGCTTATTACTCGTCAGGTATGATGAGTAAttgtttagtttttgtttcccAAGTGCTAACACGGCAGTTTTCAAGTAGGCTGATGGTTTCTGAAACTTTTTCTCTTGTGATTGCTAGCTAGGTTGCGTGTATTGTGGCTAGACACCATTTTCAGACCTTCAGAGAGATGATGTCGGTTCCATTCCAGGCTGTGTTTCAACTGATTCTTTAtcagtttgtttcttttggagTTCTCCCATATTCCGCAGCTGTGTTCTCTGCTTACTTGATGATCTTGCCTTCTCTCCGAAGGTACGTTGTTATTGATTACCCCTCATCATTTGCTTACGGAGAAAGGATTATGTATCGCGCGACTCTCTTATTAGTCTTTGTTTGTTCTGATCGAGATAAACTTGTATGGCTTTTGGCTCTTTGCATTACTTGCATGTAAATGTCATCTTGTATTTTTGTAGTGAGCGAGGCTTTTGGATCAGTATACTTGAACTTAAATTGTCATTAAGGTTTAGAACTTAGTACATTGACAGAATTCAGGGTTAAAACTTAGGACACTGACAGAAGATCCATAGGAGCTCTCAAAGCTTGAGGAGATCCTATTTACAGTGTTGGCCAAACACTTCTATAGTTTTACATTTCCTGCATTGTTCCGAGCAACAGAACACGGATTATGTCTGACAACATACTAGGTAGCAGTTAACTAGGAAGGATAGAACAATGAATATATACAAAGAATTACTGCCATGGATTTCCTACGATGACCCTTGGCTCTTCCAATCACAGAACTAACTAGAGTAGCCAGTTGCTCAATATTAAGGCTTTTGATCACTAGTGCTTCATCAGCATATAAACTTCAGGTTGCTCAACATTAAAGATGATAGGTTCTCTAGCAACTGCGAAGACCACTTTTTGAAAAACTTCAGGTTTTCTGCTTAATCATTGCAACAGTATATTGATATTACTCGTATACTCAAAGCAGTTGAAGAAGTCATTGCTATAAGTGATACGCAGTTAGATAATAGGATGCATAACCAAGTTAACAAACAAAATCCTACTGATTGTTGGGAAAAACATTTGCTTCAAGTTACAACAGTTGCATGACTATACAGAGTTGTGTCACAACTCTACTGTTCTTTTCCTCTTGATGCATGATATGTAATATAAGCAatgatttgaattttaaaCATTAAGTTGTGGACTATTCTAATCCCATAACATTCTTCACATTGGTTTCAAGTAACTGTCATCTTGGACTTATTTTCTTACTTCACATTCTTGCTCGTATCTGTTTTGATTAGGATGGAATTGGAGGCGGATCACATTGGGCTGACATTAATGGCTTCTGCCGGATAAGAGAGCGGCCCTTACTGTGTACGAGAACAATGGCAAAATCTCTGGTGGGGATTCTGCTCAAGTGATTATATTGGTTCTCATACTTCCCTGAAAAAGAGAAGACAAATGCTTGCTAAAAATAACATCATGGAAGAGGCACTATCTATCGTGAGGTAAGAGGTAGACCTTCCTCTTAACCATATCCATCCTCTACACCACAGCAGATCATCAGTAGCAACCGAAGTAGTCTACCTAAAGATAGACCCAGCACCAGTGATAACTTCGGACTCTACGGTCAGATTTTCAGAATGACTGTTTTTCCGGTCTCGTGGTGGTGTACTTGCGTTTATGTTATGAGTAGACGCATTAGTCATTAGTGATTCAGAAGTTTTACTACCTAAAACTGTCCCAGTTTCACTACCTAAAACTAGTACAAAAGTAAGTCAAATCCTCTACCTTTTGACCTTGCCCAATAGCTCGCTTAGGCCTAATTAACCGTCCATACGACCATACCCGTGTTCAGGCTTAATGTGTTTTACCAGGCCCCAAGACTCTTCAGTTGGTAAATGAGAAAACACACGGGGTAAAATTGTCATTTGAAAAAACTCTTCTATCTTCTCCGGCGATTTTCCAGGAATATTTGGCACTTATCTAACGTGTCTTCAAGCGTGTAAAATAGGGATGACAATATTACCTATCAGGTAGGGTATTTATGGGTATTCGACCCCAATAAGGCTGTGTAATGGGTAAAAAAGAGGAACGGGTATGAAGATCTcctatatttaaaatatggaATCGAGTAACGGGCGAGGATGATATTTTGATCCCCATTCCCATTCCCACCCAAtaagaataaatataaattatatatgttttaatattaattaagtaattaatattaataaaaacttttttatagttattcttttgttttgaattggaCTTGTAGTGGTTTAAGTTggattaatgtaaaaaaagaactaatttcatcatgatatttagttttcattttagatttttacGTTTTTTCTATACTTCATATAagttttaatataatataacaaaatatcaTTAACGGGTATGAGAAATGGATCCACAATAGCGGGTATGAGGACAGGGAATACCCATTACTTTCTAACGGGGATTGAGACGGGTATGTGGACGTAAATGAAATTATGTATGGATATGGTATTTTAATCTCCTGGTCCTACTATGCCCATTGTCATTCCTGATGTAAAATGACTGTGCCGTGGAAACTTCGGATTCAGGTTAAAAGTTGCCGAATTCGAGCTGAGTACGGTCGAATTCGTTGGGTATCATTGCTCAAAGGACATTTATGCCCTTAGTgaacaacaaaaaattaaaaacgcAGTGTTTCACCCAATGTCCTGCAGCTCCTTCTTTCTAGTTGTTCCCACACAGATTCTCGAGATCTCTAAACTCTTTAAACCAGTTAAACCCAAAGAATCTCATTCTCGTCTTCCAAACCTTAAAAAATTACAGAAACTCGAGACCTTCTGTCCCAATCATGGCCAACTACAGACGAGCCAAGCTCGCCGTCGACGCCTTCCGCGGCTTCACATCAACAACTCTAACCAAACCAGACCCCATCTCCAGACTCTTCTCCACAAAGCCTCCATCTTTGCCCTCAAACCCACCTAAGCTTCCTGGGTTCTCCCCCCCTCATTCCATCTCACACAACCCAATTCCCCGAATCCAAATCAACCCACTTCTCGCCAAGAGATATTACCACGTCGACCGCCGCCAAGTGCAGCATTTCCGGCGGAGGGGCCCGCACCGGTGGGCCGACTGGTTCAAAGACCCTAGGAGAGCGTTGGTAACTATAGTAGTGGGTGGTGGGGTGTTTATAACTGTGTACTTTGGGAGCATAGAGACTGTGCCTTATACTAAGCGCAGGCATTTTGTGATTCTGTCGTCAAATATGGAGAGACAGTTGGGAGAGAAGCAGTTTGAGGAGATGAAAGCTGGTTTCAAGGGGAAGATTCTGCCTGCGATTCATCCGGAAAGCGTGAGGGTTAGGATGATTAGTAATGAGATTATTGATGCATTGAAGAGAGGGTTGAGGCATGATAAGGGGTGGAGTGACATTGGTTATGCATCAGAGGAGTTTGACCCGAAGTTCGAGGGGAAGGGGAGTGAGGCAATGCAGATGTTGATGGAGGGGGAGGAGGGGAAGGTGGAGGGGAAGTGGTCGAGGGAGGATGAGATACTTGATGATAAGTGGATTGAGAGTTGTAGGAAGAAGGGTCAGGAGAGTGGTGCTAAGGACGCCACTTCGCATTTGGTTGATTTGAATTGGGAGGTTTTGGTGGTGGATCAGCCGATTGTCAATGCGGTTTGCTTGCCCGGTGGGAAGATTGTGGTGTTTACAGGGCTGCTCAAGCATTTTAGGAGTGATGCCGAGATTGCTACGATCATTGGCCATGAGGTGTGATGAGTTACATTGTTTAATTTTGTGATTGTGTAGGTGTTAGTTATGTGTTGGGGATTGGATATATAACagctgttttgttttttgttgtgATTGGAAATTAGGTTGGGCATGCTGTGGCTCGACACTCTGCAGAAGGCATCACAAAGAACCTGTGGTTTGGAATCCTGTCACTGATTCTGTATCAGCTCATTTCACCTGATGTTGTCAACCCATTATCCAATCTTTTGTTGAAGCTTCCTTTTTCCCGAAGGTACATTACTGCTTATTGTCATTTGCTTATGATAGAGGATTATGCACTTTATGACTCTTCTGACTGTTGGTTTGTTCTGATATGATAATGAATGCCTTGGGCTGGTTGCATATGGGTTGTTATTTTTGTAATAAGGATTTTGGATCATTATATTAGGACCAGGACTTAAAAGTGTGCAGAGGTTGGAACAGTGATAAAAAATCGCTAAAATTTTCTGAAAGCTTGTGGAATTTATCAACTTTCAGCAAACAATTCTCTATATTCTGTTTCCTGCACTGTTTTGAGCAATGGAATGATTTTGTCTCAGAATATGGTCagcataaaattaaaatgtagCCTTCTGAATCAACTAGTATAACTAGTCAAAGACCCATGGCCATGGGTTTCAAGCAGGTGTTAGAAAATGGAAGTGTAGTTGTTTAAAGACCCTTGGCCTGTCCAATCAGTCACAGAACTGAGTATAGTAGCGTGCTATTTTATAGCTTCTGGTCACTAATGCTTCCATAGCAAAGAACAAAAGATGATAGAATTTGCCTGCTTACTGCGAAAAACAATTTTCTATAACTTCAGATTTCGTTCTCAATTATTTCAAATAGTATATTGATATTAGTCTTGTAGCAGTTTAGCACGAATCATTGCTGTATATATGGTTAGTTAGTTAATTAGGATGTATAACCAATTGAATTTACAAAATCCCACTGATGGTCAGGAAATACATTTGTTACTATTTGACACAGTGGTATGCTATTAGATTGCTAGTGATCAAATATGTCGAGTTGTTCCACTTCTGAGACTCGCGGTGAATGCACTCGAAGAATCTCTTAACCTTTTCTTACTGTTTTTTTTGGAATTTGACCTACTGTCTACACTGTTTTACATTGTTCAACTTGTTCTGTCTGGTCTACGGAGACTCTGAGAGGATAAATGCTTTGCTGGATTGCTTACGCCCTTTTGGTTAGGAGTCAAAGTATTCCAGCCTATTCTTTCCGTTAGAATTTCTGATCTCAGATGTAGAGGAATTGCAGTCAAAGTTGCAACTCCTGCTGATATATGTGACATACTTGGCTTGTTTGAGTTATTACTGATTGGTGATCTAGAtcctcttttgattttttgatGCTCTGTTCCCTCCTCATTGGACTTTGAAACCTGATGCTGTTTAGGGTGGTCCTATAGATACCTTATAGGGTTTGATGTTATTGAACTGACTGTTGATCATCAAGATTTTTACTATCCTGATAATTCTTCATGCCAGCGTGGATGTGTTTATTATTGTGGTTTTATGATGCTTTTGgacatttttatatattgtCGAACTAATGTTTTGGACATTCACATTCTTGCCCTCTTTTATTTTGAGTAGGATGGAATTGGAAGCGGATCACATTGGGCTGTTGTTGATTGCTTCTGCTGGTTATGATCCAAGAGTGGCTCCGACTGTGTACGCAAAGTTGGGCAAAATCTCTGGTGCAAATTCTGCTATGATGGATTATCTTGCTACTCATCCATCCGGGAATAAGAGAGCTGAATTGCTGGCTCGAGCTCACATCATGGAAGAGGCACTAGCTATATATCGCGACGCAAGAGCAGGACGAGGGGCTGAAGGGTTTCTTTAGGTCAATTCTATTCGTTTTTATTTTCGTCaaacttatttatttattcatgATTGTGTATTAGGAATATGACAAATACGAAATGAATAGATAGACACTGAACAAGTGGCAATTTGTGTAAAAATAAAGAGTATATTGAACCTCCAGATTCTAAGATAGTAGGGGACCTAAAGGATGTTCTCATGTTCATGTGCACATACCTTATGTCCACAAAACATACTAGCATGACATCAATACAAAATTTTCTGTTTCTGATAATAGGGGGAAAGACCCTCGTTGTTCAACTCCAAAATTGGGTTGTAgcaacgttttttttttttgatagaaGGGGGTCAAAAGACCCAAACAAACAACAGGATTGCAACAACGTTTTTATTAGTGCTAGTAGTATAGTGTTGCTTTTTACAAAACCTTAACTACCAATGTCCAGTAGATCTCTTTTGTTCACTGAGAGTATTGTTGGCGGTGCACTACAACAAAAATCCACGTAACCCTTAGTATCTTTTCTTGCACAACAAGAGAACTCACTGGGGAAGGATTGAAAGACAAAATGATTCTTGTTCTTCCAAAGCAGAAGCCAAAGGTCTTGTTCATCATGGTATACTGCAGAATAGCAAAAGCTGGCTCTCAGTAAGTTTCAGATTTTCACATCGAGCATTGTACCGAACCTGTAAGTCTGTAACTACGAAGCCCATCTCCAGATTTTATCAACCTTCTCTGGCCTCCAGGAAACCTAAATTTCCCTTCTTTGTTGTGGCGTGCGTGCAATTTAGGAAATTATCGGTCTTGCGTTAATTTTACTCTTGAAGTCTTCTCTACGTTAGTAGTTAGtgtaattaattatttaactaGGAATATAATCGTATGAGTATATCCTGTATACTAATATATGTGTTTTTCGTTAGCTATCTTTCAAACATAATGTATATATACTGTAGACATTGTTGGCAGTGGCATGGAAAGAATCTCTTGAACTTCGATATGAAATCGAATTCTCTAAGACACTAACATAAAAACAAAGTAACAAACAAAGATCAGATGTTACAGATGACCCGACTCATTCAATGAGTCGGGTTAGACGTCACAGACTCGATGTTAATATGCAATTTGTCTTCCACTCTTCCATAAATGAACGATTTCCTTCGGTTTAGCTTAGTTTTTACTCAATCTCCCTTCATTTCTAGCAACAACGTGAAAAAATAGTTTAATATCTTTGTGCTGATCCTCAGGTTTAATGGAGTAGTGAATCGACTcttgaatttaaatttctaGGTGCAACAGGTTCACTGACATGTTAATACAATTTTGCAAGCTCTTTCCGAAGTACCCTAATTCTATTTCCATGCATGTCCCTCCTTTTTTGTGGCAATGGATACTGGACCTGCGTTCCTTAATTTGCTTTCCTTTTAGCACAGGTATGCCTACGTTCAACAACAAACCTCCCCTAGCCTGTACGTAGTTGGAATACGTAATAACTGTCTTGTACCATCTTATCGATCAACGCTCCCAGGATGCACCATGTCATGAATATATCAGAGGAATTATATCTGTTAATCAATATATTTACCTTAGACGATAATTCGTGACTCTGTTGTTGGATTCCGATCCGCCTTGATCGATTTACAAATGTTCACTTCACTCATCCTTCCGGAGTGGAGCCTGGaacgctttttttttttcctgataAGTTGGTACAATGGCAGCTGATGAGTATTCTTAATTCTTCCCATGCAGTCTATAAGTCCCATTTGATCGATCATATATACATTACTGTCCTCGTTCTAACTTCAGCAGCGATCCTTCAATCTTCAATATCATATTCTTCCATAACTTTCAttcgagaaaagaaaaaaaaaatcattccaCAAGTGTGTAAGTAATGGATTATTTTCTCAATGCTTTACCTGCTCCCATACTGATAAGTTTGGCAGTAGTAATTCTTCTAGCATTGATTTTCTGGCCGGAGAAGAACAAGAGATACCCACCGGTTGCCGGAACCGTCTTACACCAACTAGCCAACCGCCGCACGTTGCACCATTACCACACTGAACTTGCATGCAAACACAAAACGTACAGGATACTTGacttcttcaatttcaaatatgGGGTGTACACATCAGATCCTGCAAATGTTGAACACATACTCAAAACAAACTTTGGAAACTATGGCAAGGTATGTaccatgtatatatgttaCATTGTTACCTATGATGATTCATTTTGCTTGTCAAATTTGGCGCCTCAACTCTATGTGGCGACAAGTTAGTACCAATTTGATACATTTAACCTAAAAATTTGCTAGATTCGTTCATATTTGGTTTAATTAATCCAATGAATTTCTTTAGGGATCGTACGTATACAACCTTCTAACAGATATTATCGGCGATGGGATCTTTGGCGTGGATGGGGAAAAGTGGCGGCATCAGAGGAAGGCATCAAGTTCTCAATTCTCAACAAAAGTACTTAGGGACTTCAGCAGTGACATCCTCAAAACCACTGCAATAAAACTTAGTGGCATAATTCATGAAGCTGCATCGTGCGACAAATCAATAGAGATACAAGTGAGTTTGCAATGTCTTCAAAATATACATACTACATAAATGCATGCACTTTACGTTGTATTTTCTGGCTTCTTGAAAGTAGATCAATTAACTGATGTTCGTTCTGTTGGAAGGATTTGTTTATGAAATCAACCTTGGATTCAATCGTCTCGTTTCTAATTGGTATCGATCTAGATACCATGTCTGGAACAAACAATGAAGAAGAAGGTACCCAATTTGGTGATGCTTTTGATGATGCAAATGGCGTTACCCTTTATCGTCTTGTTGATATTTTCTGGAGGATCAAACGGATCTTCAACATTGGTACGGAAGCGGTGataaagaaaaatgtaaaGGTGATGGATACCTTTATATACAATTTAATCAACAGAAAGATTGAAACACTCCATAAATCAGAACAAGATGATGGGCAACCTGTGAGTTAATTATTCCTTGTTATTCCTTGTTATTCCTTTCTATTATAAATTGAATAGTCATAGTATGGTTGATTCAATGTATGCCACTTATATACTGAGGTTAAATCACAGTTAAAGAGAAGAGACTTCATCTCCAAACTTTTGGAAGCTAAAGAGACTGATCTAAAGTACTTAAGAGACATGGTCCTGAGTTTTATTCTTGCCGGCAAAGACACAACTGCTTCTGCTCTTTCATGGTTTTTTTATATGATGTGTAAATATCCTCATATACAAAAAAAGGTTGCAGATGAAGTTAGAGAAGCAACAGGTCTGAATAATACATCAAGCGATGATGAAGTTGTAGCCAACCTTACTGAAGAAGCCCTAAGCAAAATGCAATATCTTCATGCTGCTTTGAATGAGACACTCAGACTCTATCCGACAGTTCCAATGGTAACTTAAACATCTTGGATAAACACCATTTTGTATTACTCCTTTGTTAAGTTAATTGACAGGTATTTGTTACTTGTTTGGTTATAGGATGTGAGGGTTTGCTTCTCTAATGATACATGGCCAGATGGATTTAGTGTCAAAAAAGGAGAACTGGTAGTATACCAACTTTACTCAATGGGCCGGATGAGGTATATATGGGGTGATGATGCCGAAGAGTTTCGACCAGAAAGATGGTTCGACGAAAATGGCAATTTCCAAGAAGAAAGCCCTTTCAAATTCATAGCCTTCAATGTAATGCATGAAGAATTAATTCAAGCTAATATATGCTTGATAAGGTAGCTTAGTTATTAGATATACTGATGATATTGTTATATGCAGGCCGGTCCAAGAACTTGTCTCGGAAGGGATTATAGTTATCTCCAAATGAAGATATTATCTGCTGCGCTTTTAAACAAGTACATTTTCAAGCTCAGTGACGAGAAAAAGGTGGTGAAATACAAGACAATGGTCACGCTCCATATCAGTAGAGGCCTTCATGTTCATGCCTTTCCAAGAGTTTGAGCATGCATTCAAGAAAGTTATACTTCATATTTTAATATCGTTCATTTGCCGATATTGATGTTAATCACTGGAGCAGAGTCTAGCCTCTTCAATATCATGTATATTTGTGAGTCTTTGACACTTAAAAATTGTGGTCACCAACTTGGGGTGGATGAGCTTTCTCCATCATATCACCAAATTAATATACGCATCATTCTCCCCTTGTCTATATTAGTTTTTGCACATTTGAAGCCAAAGAAATGTATCTGGTCTTCAGCAGAAGGAGCATTGAGACAACCCTTAAACAGAGTACGTTCAGCTAGACTAGAGCCTTCCAGGACTAACAATAAGAGACATTGGCCATCATGCCATGCAATTCAAATTTTTCACCAGAGGAGGAGCAGTGAAGCTAAGCACAAATTCATTATACTCTCTTATACCACTCATCAGCCATAGTCCTCCACTGGGATCAAAAGTGAATCTCCCTATGACTTTGCAGCTCTTTGTGCAAGTAGTTTCCTAATTCAGTCAGGAAAGCTTGCTTGTTAATATGTTCTTGTACTGTATATACTTTTTAAAATGTTAGGGTAATCTATACTCTTATAACCCAAACTCATTTTATCAACCAAATAGCATGTAAAGTTAAGTATATATCATTTGACTATATGCTAATCTAAAATTCtgtttaataattaaataatagaaatgtaaatagcaaaataagaacataaaaaaatatgtgaGGTTAAATATGTGAGGTTATTCATACTCATAAGGTGCGTTGATGACTAGTTTATTCTCGCACCCAAATTTGAAGCCCTCTGTCAAAAAATGTCGAGTCTTAGAAACACACTGACACAAACTCGAACAATGCAAGAACATGAGAGAGCTCAAACTAATCCACACCCAAATCATAACGTCCCCATTTCTACTCCAACTTGACCAATCATTTCTCACCACCCGTCTCCTATTCTTCTGCTCTCTATCCGGGTCGGGTTCTCAAACCCACGCCACAGCAGTTTTCCGGGTCATAAAAAGCCCGAAATCTTTATCTCTACAACATCATGATCAGCATACGCCTCCAAAACGACCACTGCCGTCGACGAACCGGCGTCGTTTCGGTCTCTGCTGTTGTATAAGCAGATGGTTGGTGATGGGTTTAGGCCCAATTGCCTCACTCTTCCTTTCCTTGTGAAGGAATGCACGGCGAGGCTCGACGGCGGGAACGGCCGGAGCGTTCATTGTCAGGCGGTGAAGTTTGGGTTTGGAGAGGATGTGTTTGTTCAGAACTCGTTGATGAGCTTGTACTCTGTTTTGGGGTCTTTCATTTGTGCACGGACGGTGTTCGATGAAATGCCTGAGAGAGATGTGGTGTCGTGGAACTCGATGATTAAGGGGTACTTGAGGCGTGGTGATCTTGATGAGGCGATTGGGGTATTTAGGGAGATGAAAGAGAGGAGTGTCTTTTTAGTTGGAATTCGATTATAACTGGGTGTGTTCAAGGCGGTCGGGCCAAGGAGGCATTGGAGTTTTTTTCATGAAATGCAGGTTGCCGGGGGTGTGAAGCCGAGTAAGGTTACGATTTCTAGTGTCCTTGCAGCTTGTGCTCATCTCGGCGCAGTTGTCATGGGACATGGGTGCATGGGTACTTGAAGAGGAGTGGGGTGGAGAGTGATGTGGTTATTGGGACAGCtctggttgatatgtatggtAAATGTGGGTGTGTGGAGAAGGCTTATGaggtgtttatgaaaatgCCGCAGAAAAATACGTTGGCGTGGACTGCTATGATTTCGGTGTTGGCTCTCCATGGGTTTGGTAACGAGGCGTTTGGTCTTTTTGAGAAGATGGAAGCTGATGGGATTGAGGTGAATCATGTGACGTTTGTTGGGTTGTTGTCAGCTTGTGCTCATTCTGGTTTAGTGGAGAAAGGTCGTTGGTGTTTTGATGTGATGAGACGTGTTTACTTGATCGAGCCACAGGTTTATCATTATGCATGCTTGGTGGATATACTTAGCCGAGCGGGGCTGATTGAAGAGGCGGAAGGGTTGATAAGAAGCATGCCAATGAAGCCAGATGTATTTGTATGGGGTGCATTGCTTGGAGGCTGTCAAATACATGGACAGGTTGAGATAGGAGTAGGAGAAATGGCCACCCATCGTTTAATTGAAATGGAACCTCTCAACCATGCATTTTATGTCAACTTGTGCGATATATAAGCCAAAGCTGGTAGATTTAATGATGTGAAAACAATTAAATCACTAATGAAAGAAAGAGGGATAATAAAGGAAGTCGCAGGTTGTAGCATCATTGAACTCGATGGAGTAGTTTTTGAATTCTCAGTGAGAGGGTCCCTTGATACGAAGTATTGTGGGTCTTGAGTCAGCTGAATAATGAGGCCTAGTTAGATTGAAAGGAATGGGCTTTCGTAAATCAGAGTAATGAGAATCATGAAGGCCAGTTGTGACATCACAGTAATGAAAAATCATGAAAGTCAGCTG
This genomic interval carries:
- the LOC126804136 gene encoding uncharacterized protein LOC126804136 — its product is MANYRRAKLAVDAFRGFTSTTLTKPDPISRLFSTKPPSLPSNPPKLPGFSPPHSISHNPIPRIQINPLLAKRYYHVDRRQVQHFRRRGPHRWADWFKDPRRALVTIVVGGGVFITVYFGSIETVPYTKRRHFVILSSNMERQLGEKQFEEMKAGFKGKILPAIHPESVRVRMISNEIIDALKRGLRHDKGWSDIGYASEEFDPKFEGKGSEAMQMLMEGEEGKVEGKWSREDEILDDKWIESCRKKGQESGAKDATSHLVDLNWEVLVVDQPIVNAVCLPGGKIVVFTGLLKHFRSDAEIATIIGHEVGHAVARHSAEGITKNLWFGILSLILYQLISPDVVNPLSNLLLKLPFSRRMELEADHIGLLLIASAGYDPRVAPTVYAKLGKISGANSAMMDYLATHPSGNKRAELLARAHIMEEALAIYRDARAGRGAEGFL
- the LOC126804130 gene encoding cytochrome P450 704C1-like, producing the protein MDYFLNALPAPILISLAVVILLALIFWPEKNKRYPPVAGTVLHQLANRRTLHHYHTELACKHKTYRILDFFNFKYGVYTSDPANVEHILKTNFGNYGKGSYVYNLLTDIIGDGIFGVDGEKWRHQRKASSSQFSTKVLRDFSSDILKTTAIKLSGIIHEAASCDKSIEIQDLFMKSTLDSIVSFLIGIDLDTMSGTNNEEEGTQFGDAFDDANGVTLYRLVDIFWRIKRIFNIGTEAVIKKNVKVMDTFIYNLINRKIETLHKSEQDDGQPLKRRDFISKLLEAKETDLKYLRDMVLSFILAGKDTTASALSWFFYMMCKYPHIQKKVADEVREATGLNNTSSDDEVVANLTEEALSKMQYLHAALNETLRLYPTVPMDVRVCFSNDTWPDGFSVKKGELVVYQLYSMGRMRYIWGDDAEEFRPERWFDENGNFQEESPFKFIAFNAGPRTCLGRDYSYLQMKILSAALLNKYIFKLSDEKKVVKYKTMVTLHISRGLHVHAFPRV